A stretch of the Lolium perenne isolate Kyuss_39 chromosome 3, Kyuss_2.0, whole genome shotgun sequence genome encodes the following:
- the LOC127343080 gene encoding uncharacterized protein — protein MEARRGDRHRHHSQEPTVARDPPSGEESDDEFEFSFGNREPAATGGAAIHGDELVYPVFGRVFEDARAAPPAPADRTPLRRLFLEEARNSSVGSNSSTSSSYSSAAADLDGASPDTYCVWTPGASAASSPARSPRKSGSTGSLSRWRRVSQLVVGRSSSDGRDKFRRFLSAPSSPAREEQPKAKPAASPGRKKGTEVGTVAASHRMFYGGAKPSPGAPRRTFLPYRQDLFGIFSAPKGLSRSQFQYQPAI, from the coding sequence ATGGAAGCGCGGCGCGgtgaccgccaccgccaccacagcCAGGAACCCACGGTAGCCAGGGATCCTCCATCCGGCGAGGAGtccgacgacgagttcgagttcTCCTTCGGGAACAGGGAGCCTGCAGCCACGGGCGGCGCCGCGATTCACGGCGACGAGCTAGTCTACCCAGTGTTCGGCCGCGTCTTCGAGGACGCACGAGCAGCGCCGCCGGCTCCTGCCGACCGGACGCCGCTGAGGAGGCTGTTCCTCGAGGAGGCGCGGAACTCCTCCGTCGGCTCCAACTCCTCCACCTCCTCATCCTACTCCTCGGCCGCCGCGGACCTCGACGGCGCGTCCCCGGACACCTACTGCGTCTGGACGCCCGGCGCGTCGGCCGCGTCCTCGCCGGCCCGGTCGCCGCGGAAGAGCGGCTCCACGGGGTCCCTGTCGCGGTGGCGCCGTGTCAGCCAGCTCGTCGTTGGCCGCAGCAGCAGCGACGGCAGGGACAAGTTCCGCCGCTTCCTCTCCGCGCCGTCGTCGCCTGCTAGGGAGGAGCAGCCCAAGGCCAAGCCGGCAGCAAGCCCGGGCCGGAAGAAGGGCACCGAGGTCGGCACCGTCGCCGCCAGCCACCGGATGTTTTACGGCGGCGCCAAGCCCTCCCCCGGCGCGCCAAGGCGGACCTTCTTGCCGTACCGCCAGGATCTCTTCGGCATCTTCTCAGCGCCCAAGGGGCTCAGCCGGAGCCAGTTCCAGTACCAGCCGGCGATCTGA
- the LOC127343079 gene encoding uncharacterized protein: MELKGRRVPSSSPIPVISLPPWRSKLSKSKQQREERMVAAEDDGAASGGGRWCLPMHQRGSLAVRAASVVSSGLGGEAVVWEMPFMGVCNGKGEQIELYNAHTATTVVVVTDNQGKVNHFHHVGCLQLLIIMVLGCFY; this comes from the exons ATGGAGCTCAAGGGGCGGCGGGTGCCCTCCTCCTCTCCCATCCCTGTCATCTCTCTTCCTCCATGGCGCTCCAAGCTCTCCAAATCGAAGCAGCAGCGGGAGGAGCGGATGGTGGCCGCAGAGGACGATGGTGCAGCCTCAGGTGGTGGACGGTGGTGCCTGCCGATGCATCAACGCGGCAGCTTGGCGGTCAGAGCCGCATCGGTCGTTTCCTCGGGGCTCG GAGGGGAGGCTGTTGTTTGGGAGATGCCATTCATG GGTGTTTGCAATGGCAAGGGTGAGCAGATCGAGTTGTATAATGCACATACAGCAACTACCGTTGTTGTGGTGACTGACAATCAAGGTAAAGTGAATCATTTCCATCATGTCGGGTGTTTACAGTTGCTGATTATTATGGTCTTGGGCTGTTTTTACTGA